The DNA segment ACTCTTCAATCAGTAGTCTTCAATTTAATTTAGACAGGTATTCTTAATATTGGTTGGTAAAGCACTTGGGAATATGACAAAGTGCAAAAATATTGCTATTTGTAGTTATCCCTCCTCACAATTCACACAGCTTGGTGGTGTAGTATGAACGTCAACCTGAAGGGTGCAACctaacaaagcacacacacacccctgaatCAGAGGATGccatacagacagacacctcCCCATGGTCTACTACTGCATGTAATACAGAACAACATGAAGCATCAACAGTAGGACAGAGGGTGTCAAAGCTCTGTGATAGATAGATCAGCATTGCTCTGTTCCTTACCTTTTCCACTTCAGACTGACTGACTTGTCATGAGAAATTGGCTGATCCTGCATGTTCTGGCTGCATGCTGCTTTGGTATAACATCACTCTGTtcatctgtctctttctgtgcctttgttcatttatttatatgCATTATTATTACAGCATGTAGATCCTCTAATATGTTACATTTGTTTTACTCAATTTTTCTTACAGAACTGATAGCTGGGGATGAAATTACTTCTTTAAGCCATGAAGTCATCAAGTCAGAGGGAGAATCTGTGACTCTGAGCTGTTCATATGTTACAAGCCGAACGGTTCCTTGGCTTTACTGGTTCCGGCATTATCCTAACCAGGCTCCTCAGTTTCTACTGTATAAAGGTGCCAGATCAGAAAGCGATAGTGAATACATCCCTGATAAGAGATATACATCCACAACGTCCGATACATCAACTGAACTGATCATACAACATCTAACCCTGGCAGACACAGCTCTCTACTACTGTGCTCTTGACTCAACACAGTGATACAAAATGTATAAGACGCTGTACAAAAACTTGCAGACCAAAAATGCTTTGTTGTTGTGTGGAACATAATTATACATCAACCACAATTTGATTTCATATGGCAGAGGTTTAGATCAGAGAAGTGTGGTCACACCTGTGCTGTGTTCAATCACCAGGTGATCTAGTGTTTCTCTGTCTTCATATTCAATGCTCTTTGAGAGAGACTTATTCTTCACTCTAGTAGGTAGAGTTTGGTACGAGGGTCTTGACGTGGATGGTAGTCGGTAGCTGGTCTTCCAGTTGTATCAGCCACCAGTCGTGGACCAAGGTTGACAGTAGGACAGAGGGTGTCAAAGCTCTGTGATAGATAGATCAGCATGGTTCTGCTCCTTACCTTTTCCACTTCAAACTGACTGACTAGTCATGAGAAATTGGCTGATCCTGCATATTCTGGCTGCATGCTGCTTTGGTATAACATcactctgtccatctgtctctttctgtgcATTTGTTCATTTGATttatatacattattattatatgttGTGAAGATATATTAATCTTTCTTTTCAGGGTGCAGAGCAGAAGAGAATGTAACACAGCCAACAGAAGATGTAATGGTCATAGAAGGACAACCAACAACACTCATTTGTCTATTTGATACAACTTCTCAATCACCATATATCTTCTGGTACAAACAACTAGTAAATATCAACTCCATGTTTATGCTGAGAAGGGATGTGCACCTGCAGACACTACTACTGAGTTCAAGGAGAGATTTGATGCCCTTCTAAATGTCACAGGAAAATCAGTCCCCTTAAAGACCCAGAGGTTACAGCTATCTGACTGCggtgtactactgtgctctgatGCCCCTTGTGACAACAGGATATACTGCCTCTTacaaaacactgtgtgtgtgttaagtacTTTGTGTTGTGTGACGTTTTTTAAGGGGAGGTGGTTACATAATTGAAGCGGAGGAAGAGAAATGCATtttatactgtagagtacagtgaGAAACCAGGGGAGTCATTTTGTCAGAATTATACTTGTGTTCCCTGTTTTCACTGTGTCAAATAACACTTACCAGCGTGTTACTAGGATACATTTTAATATATGCACTAGTGGGTGAGTTTGATACTATTCTTCATATATAATTACATATCCAATGTAATTACTGGAGCCTGGAGTAATATGACTTTTAAGGAAATTTTATTACTTTTTCATGCAATTGACTTATTCttgttttcataaatgttttccaGGCGGCAGTCATGGGAATGACATCACTCCAACAACAGAAGGTGTTTGGGTTGGAGGGTGATGTCATAAATCTGTCCTGTAACTACTCCTCTGCTAGTACTCTCCAGTGGTATCATCAGTACCCTGGATCACctcccatcttcctcctcctcactggagTGTCCTCAAACCCCTCTGTAGTGAAATCTAAACCTGAAGACCCTCGACTGTCTGTTAAACTGAACGATGAGAGAACCTGTGTAGATCTGGAGATCTCCTCTGCTGAAGTGTTAGATTCTACTCTTTACTACTGTGCCCTGGAGCCCACAGTTAAACGAAACCCAGACACGCTGTGACCTGAAAACACTGACATCCCCTAAGAGAAACATTTTCAATATTAGGTTTCCTTCAATAGACAAATAATATACATGTAGGCTGGAAATGAACAGTGAATTATTTGttgaaacaaatgaacaaatTAAAAAGTGACAGACCTGATGCTAAACCTGATGACCCTCGACTGTCTGTTAATCTGACAGTTCTGACAgttaatctgaataaagggagaaCCCGTGTGGAACCCTTCTgtcctagccctaaccctagccctaatacTAACCCAagattcatgtccacatcccagatAAACCCTGGCCATAACCCGAACCCGATCACTAACCCTAGTTTCATGTTCACACCCTGGattaacactaaccctagccataaccctaaacctaaattCATGTTCAGATCAATTgttatttcaaacttttttcttCCTAATGCAGTATAACATGAATATAGTGGTattgttaaaaataaataaatgcttcaatcCTAGGATGTAATTTAAACAAGGATTGCATGGCAATCAGGATCAGGATATCAATCAGGATATGTCCAGAAACTTGTCCCTCCTCGCCTTCCAGCTCAGGTTCATACAGACCGTTCATACAGACTCCTCTACTGAAGTGAcagactctgctctgtactactgTGACATGGAGTCTGCAGTGACAGGAAACACTTCCTCATACAAAAAGCTGACAGTCTGACACAAAGATTTGGGATGTAGGAATTCTGTTTAGAATTCACTTCATCCTTATCATCATACAATATTATACAATTCTTACTATTGGGGTTTATTTGCagattatatatatatggtatagcatggtatatacagtattgtgattttttttaaataatgcatTTCCAAACCATATTGTGAATCATATCATAAGGTTTATTTGCAGGTAATACATACGGTATTGCATTGTTGATCCATTGAAAAAACAAACAGTAGCATTCTCTATCCATTTCCAGATAGAAATTCATTCAAAAATGAGCTAATGAGGAGGAACTGACAGGTTGTCGTTTTACAATCTGCTATTTTCATTGACCACATCGCCATCAAGTGGAGTCTCTAGTGGATTTGTAAACTAGTATCACAATATTCCAAATCAGCACCACAGTTACTGGTTATGGAGTACGTGGATATTACACCAGGGTTCACTCTAAATTATGACAAAAAAGCCAAACATGTGGATCTGGAGATCTCCTCTGCTGATGTGACAGACTTTGCTCTGTACTACTGTGCCATGGAGCCCACACAGTCTGACACAAAGACGTGGGAAGAAGGCTTTTTCTTTGGAATGATCACCATCTTCATTAACAGTGACACAATATTCTACTATTCTTAGAGAAGGTTTATTTGTAGATGATTTATATGGTATAGCATGGTATAGTATTGTGGATGtattgaaaaaacaaacaaacaacaacaacagcaaaaacAAGATATTTTCAGATAGAAATTAAGTCTAAAATAATCTGAGGAGGAGGCCAATAGGAAGTGAAAACCCTTAACCACCAACCTCAGAAGAAGAGTTACATATCCAGTTATCAGAGGAGGGGCCTCATAGTCAAACACTGGTATAGGCTGGGTATACCTGCAACCATGAGGATGTCTCTGTAGAGGAACTACTCAGCTCTCTCACTGTCTTATCTCTCAGATGGTTTATCTAGTCTGTGTCAGGATGTCACTCATATTactgtttctcctctctgcaTTTGTAGGTGAGTGCTGAATTCTCAGCTTAAACCAAATAACATTTTGAAAACAGTGTCATTGCTTTTTTCAGTTAATGATTGCATGAAACACTAAGATGCATTTCACTGGAAACGTTCAGTTCTTTCTCTTGTCATACTTATTGGGCACCTAATCCATGTATTTTTTCTCATTTGgaataaacattaacacaatgaCAATACTTATATTATTGCAGATGATAGTATGGAGCAGGAAACAATAACTCCAGTGAAGCCTGAAGTCAATGCCCTTCAAGGAACAGACATCACTCTCTCCTGCAACTACAAGGGCGATGTTAACAATCTACAGTGGTACCGACATTACCCCGGATCCAGACCAGAATGTCTTCTTTGGATCCTACAAAGCAGCATGTCTGTACAGAATACATCCATTACAACTCCACGACACACTGGTAGACTGAATGAAGAGAAGACCCGTGTTGACTTGATGATCTCATCTGTTGAATTGGAGGACTCTGCTCTGTACCACTGCGCCTTGCAGCCCACAGTGACAGGAAACTCAGACACACTGTACAAAAACTTGTCAACATATACTGTAGAAAGAAAGCCATAACATAAAACATTTCATGTTGGTGTCAAGAGGAGGGGCTGTATAATCAAAGATCCACATGTAGTTTATGGGATGTTATTGTTCAGGAAGTATCTAATTAGTCAGGTCTCTCAGTGCTGTCTGTCGGTTTCTCAAAGGTCTGGCAAGATGTTTTTCTTCTCATTTGTTCTCTTTTCCGCTTTTTTAGGTGAGTTATTATGTGGATTTAAATCTTTTAATTTAATCTTACAGTGAACGAACAGCACAAAAACATAGTAATTGCACATTCATAGTGTTTAAATGTTATTTACAACTGCACAGTTGTACAGTTACAGAAGTTATTTGACCAAATCTTTTTGCAGGAAACAGTTTTGGGGATTCAATACGCCCTGTGACTACAGAAGAGCTTGTTCAGGAGGGAAGGAATGTCCATCTCTCCTGCAAATATGACGGCACTGTCTACACTCTACAGTGGTACAGCCAATATCCAAGATCCAAACCAGAATTCCTCCTGTACATCACACCAGAGGGGTTAATAATTACAGCTACTCCCCCACCTCCACGTCTGACAGTTTCCCTTGACAAAGTGGACAAACGTGTGAATCTGAAGATCTCTTCTGCTGATGTGACAGACTCTGCTCTGTACTTCTGTGCCATGAAGACCACAGTGACAGGAAACTCTGACAAACTGTACAAAAACATGTAAGGAACCAAGGGAGGAAACAGACATCCTGTATGACATACATAAGTAACATACCTACTGTTTTTTCAATATTCGCCTATAACGgcacacccaaatctaactgcctgtagctcaggacctgaaggaaggatatgcatattattgataccatttgaaaggaaacacttcaaATATTGTGGAAATgcgaaattaatgtaggagaacataACACATTATATCTGGTAAAAGCTAATACAAAcagaaaaaacgtttttttttgttccatcaCCTTTGAAATTAACGAGAAAGGccataataaactcagcaaaaaaagaaatgtcctctccctgtcaactgcatttattttcagcaaaattaacatgtgtaaatatttgtatgaacataacaagattcaacaactgagacataaactgaacaagttccacagatatgtgactaacagaaatggaataatgggtccctgaacaagggggggtcaaaatcaaaagtagcagtcagtatctggtgtagccaccagctgcattaagtactgcagtgcatctcctcctcatggactgcaccagattttccagttcttgctgtgggatgttaccccactcttccaccaaggcacttgcaagttcccggtcatttctggggggaatggccgtAGCCCTCACCTtacgatccaacaggtcccagacgtgctcaatgggaatgatatccgggctcttcgctggccattgcagaacactgacattcctgtcttgcaggaaatcacgcacagaacgagcagtatggcggAGGatggatgtcttccctgtaaagcacagcattgagattgttagcaatgacaacaagctcagtccgatgatgctgtgacacaccaccccagaccatgaccgaccctccacctccaaatcgatcccgctccagagtacaggcctcggtgtaacgctcattcctccGACGATAAAttcaaatccgaccatcacccctggtgagacaaaaccgcaactcgtcagtgaagatcactttttgccagtcctgtctggtccagcaacggtgggtttgtgcccataggcaacgttgtagtcggtgatatctggtgaggacctgccttacaacaggcctacaagccctcagtccagcctctctcagcctgttgtggatagtctgagcactgatggagggattgtgcgttcctggtgtaactcgggcagttgttgttgccatcctgtacctgtcccgcaggtgtgatgttcggatgtaccgatcctgtgcaggtgttgttgcacgtgatctgccactgcgaggacgatcagctgtccatcctgtctccctgtagcactgtcttaggcatctcacagtatggacattgcaatttattgccctgcagtcctcatacctccttgcagcatgcctaaggcaggttcacgcagatgagcagggaccctgggcatctttcttttggtgtttttcaaagtcagtagAAGGGCctcttagtgtcctaagttttcataactgtgaccttaattgcttaccgtctgtaagctcttagtgtcttaacgaccgttccacaggtgcatgttcattcattgttttttgttcattgaacaagcatgggaaacagtgttcaaaccctttacaatgaagatctgtgaagttatttggatttttactaattaagtttgaaagacagggtcctgaaaaagggacgtttcttttttgttgagtttaaaATATACAGTAGGTGttcaggtgcaatttagattttggccactagatggcagaagtGAGTATGCAAcgtttcagattgatccagtgaagcattgcaattctgcacaatatttaaaaaaatatatttttataagtctgcccaaatgtgccgaattggtcagttgatacattttcaagtacataactatagacaACATACAAAGatgatatggtaatacaaaatgtaagtttTTCACTATCCCAGGAAtgtccctccagtggtgtgggggctgtgctttggcaaagtgggtggggttatatcctacctgtttggccctgtctgggggtttcatcggatggggccacagtgtctcctgacccctcctgtctcagcctccagtatttatgctgcagtagtttatgtgtcgtggggctagggtcagtctgtcacatctggagtatttctcttgtcttttccggtgtcctgtgtgaatttatatatgctctctctaattctctctttctctttctttctttctctctctcggaggacctgagccctaggaccatgcctcaggactacctggcttgatgactccttgctgtccccagttc comes from the Salmo trutta chromosome 21, fSalTru1.1, whole genome shotgun sequence genome and includes:
- the LOC115157732 gene encoding uncharacterized protein LOC115157732, with protein sequence MVYLVCVRMSLILLFLLSAFVDDSMEQETITPVKPEVNALQGTDITLSCNYKGDVNNLQWYRHYPGSRPECLLWILQSSMSVQNTSITTPRHTGRLNEEKTRVDLMISSVELEDSALYHCALQPTVTGNSDTLYKNLSTYTVERKRNSFGDSIRPVTTEELVQEGRNVHLSCKYDGTVYTLQWYSQYPRSKPEFLLYITPEGLIITATPPPPRLTVSLDKVDKRVNLKISSADVTDSALYFCAMKTTVTGNSDKLYKNIGTEFIKKTDPLNTQISVKLNEEKNRLYLEISSAEVTDSALYYCAVRPTVTPTNTVQKPQQRPSQQGFIQFLLDMVSNPYLLDIKTLINVSCMLI